A region of Struthio camelus isolate bStrCam1 chromosome 30, bStrCam1.hap1, whole genome shotgun sequence DNA encodes the following proteins:
- the CELF3 gene encoding CUGBP Elav-like family member 3, giving the protein MKEPDAIKLFVGQIPRHLEEKDLKPIFEQFGKIYELTVIKDKYTGMHKGCAFLTYCARESALKAQSALHEQKTLPGMNRPIQVKPADSESRGEDRKLFVGMLSKQQADEDVRKMFEPFGTIDECTVLRGPDGTSKGCAFVKFQSHAEAQAAIAALHGSRTLPGASSSLVVKFADTEKERGLRRMQQVASQLGMFSPIALQFGAYSAYTQALMQQQAALVAAHSAYLSPMATMAVQMQHMGTVNPNGLIATPLPPSSGTSTPPAIAATPVPAIAAPLSVNGYSPVPTQPPGPPASDAIYANGVQPYPAQSPAAPLDPLQQAYAGMQHYTAAAYPAAYGLVSPAFAQPPPLLAQPPPQQQQREGPEGCNIFIYHLPQEFADTEILQMXVPAGFVSFDNPASAQAAIQAMNGFQIGMKRLKVQLKRPKDANRPY; this is encoded by the exons atGAAGGAGCCCGATGCCATCAAACTCTTCGTGGGGCAGATCCCGCGGCACCTGGAGGAGAAGGACCTCAAACCCATCTTCGAGCAGTTCGGCAAGATCTACGAGCTCACCGTCATCAAGGACAAGTACACCGGCATGCACAAAG GATGCGCCTTCCTGACCTACTGCGCCCGCGAGTCGGCCCTCAAGGCCCAGAGCGCCCTGCACGAGCAGAAAACCCTCCCGGGG aTGAACCGTCCCATCCAGGTGAAGCCTGCAGACAGTGAGAGCCGAGGAG agGACCGCAAGCTCTTCGTGGGGATGCTGAGCAAGCAGCAGGCGGACGAGGACGTTCGCAAGATGTTCGAGCCCTTTGGGACCATCGACGAGTGCACCGTGCTCCGGGGGCCCGACGGCACCAGCAAAG GCTGCGCCTTCGTCAAGTTCCAGAGCCACGCGGAGGCCCAGGCTGCCATCGCCGCCCTGCACGGGAGCCGGACGCTGCCG GGCGCCTCGTCCAGCCTGGTGGTGAAGTTCGCGGACACGGAGAAGGAGCGGGGCCTGCGGCGGATGCAGCAGGTCGCCAGCCAGCTGGGCATGTTCAGCCCCATCGCCCTCCAGTTCGGGGCCTACAGCGCCTACACGCAGGCG CTGATGCAGCAGCAGGCGGCCCTGGTGGCCGCCCACTCGGCCTACCTCAGCCCCATGGCCACCATGGCCGTCCAGATGCAGCACATGGGCACGGTCAACCCCAACGGGCTCATCgccacccccctgcccccctcctcag GAACCAGCACGCCGCCCGCCATCGCCGCCACGCCGGTGCCGGCCATCGCGGCCCCGCTCAGCGTCAACGGCTACAGCCCGGTGCCCacgcagcccccggggccgcccgcctccGACGCCATCTACGCCAACGGGGTCCAGCCCTACCCag cccagagccccgccgcccccctcgaCCCCCTGCAGCAGGCCTACGCCGGGATGCAGCACTACACAG CAGCCGCCTACCCTGCGGCCTACGGGCTGGTGAGCCCGGCCTTCGCCCAGCCACCCCCCCTcctggcccagccgcccccccagcagcagcagcgtgaaG GCCCCGAGGGCTGTAACATCTTCATCTACCACCTGCCCCAGGAGTTCGCCGACACCGAGATCCTCCAGATGN CGGTCCCCGCAGGCTTTGTGAGCTTTGACAACCCGGCCAGCGCCCAGGCCGCCATCCAGGCCATGAACGGCTTCCAGATCGGCATGAAACGCCTCAAAGTGCAGCTCAAGAGACCGAAAGATGCCAACCGGCCGTACTGA